In Pseudobacter ginsenosidimutans, the following are encoded in one genomic region:
- a CDS encoding geranylgeranylglycerol-phosphate geranylgeranyltransferase produces MKLLTAFLRLIRTLNLLFIAVTQLLFYYCIVVPVFAQANATLPLTFPLFIILMTASVLIAAGGYIINDYFDRNIDQVNKPGKLVVEKIINRRWVIWWHMVLSVAGIILSLYVAWKTRAWWLAFVNTGCVIALWFYSTNFKRKLLSGNIIISLLTAWVVLVVGFLSHYLATIKPDIWLGYNASKLMRLTFLYGGFAFIISLIREVIKDIEDMHGDARYGCRTMPIVWGIQSSKVFVATWMVVLIAALVIVQAYTLPFKWWWSLIYCITLVIIPLIYIFRKLFPAQSPQDFHSLSSWVKLVMATGIFSMVFFKIYS; encoded by the coding sequence ATGAAACTTCTGACCGCATTTTTACGGCTTATCAGAACTTTGAACCTTCTGTTCATCGCGGTTACCCAGTTGTTGTTTTACTATTGCATTGTTGTGCCCGTTTTTGCACAAGCCAATGCAACACTGCCACTGACATTCCCGCTTTTTATCATATTGATGACCGCTTCGGTACTGATTGCCGCAGGCGGTTATATCATCAATGACTATTTCGACAGGAATATCGATCAGGTGAACAAGCCTGGTAAACTGGTTGTGGAGAAGATCATCAACCGCCGCTGGGTGATCTGGTGGCATATGGTATTATCTGTTGCCGGTATCATTCTCAGTTTGTATGTAGCCTGGAAAACCCGGGCCTGGTGGCTGGCATTTGTGAATACCGGTTGTGTGATCGCACTCTGGTTCTATTCCACCAATTTCAAACGCAAATTACTTTCAGGCAATATTATCATTTCCCTGCTCACCGCATGGGTTGTACTGGTAGTAGGTTTCCTGAGTCATTACCTCGCCACCATCAAACCTGATATTTGGCTTGGCTACAATGCCAGTAAACTGATGCGGCTAACCTTTCTTTATGGTGGCTTTGCCTTTATCATTTCACTGATCCGGGAAGTGATCAAAGACATAGAAGATATGCATGGAGATGCCCGTTACGGGTGCCGCACCATGCCTATCGTATGGGGTATTCAAAGCAGCAAGGTTTTTGTAGCCACCTGGATGGTGGTGCTGATAGCTGCTTTGGTAATCGTACAGGCCTATACGTTACCTTTCAAATGGTGGTGGTCTCTGATCTATTGCATCACCCTGGTGATAATCCCGCTGATCTATATTTTCCGGAAGCTCTTCCCTGCGCAATCGCCACAGGATTTTCATTCCCTCAGCAGTTGGGTGAAACTGGTGATGGCCACGGGTATCTTTTCTATGGTGTTCTTTAAAATTTATTCCTGA
- a CDS encoding Maf family protein, translated as MTNAYNIVLASQSPRRKQLMEWAEVNFDVIAPVTDEAFPETMPVEEVPVHIARNKALAVKDGYDYNRYDIQSPIVAADTIVVLNNQIIGKPESRNDAIRILSSLSGKRHQVITGVVILAGEKEVSFADITSVWFHELTEEQIIFYVDKYEPYDKAGAYAIQEWIGVTGIKSIEGDFYNVMGLPVSRVLQALQTL; from the coding sequence ATGACGAATGCATACAATATTGTACTGGCTTCACAAAGCCCACGCCGCAAGCAATTGATGGAATGGGCGGAAGTGAATTTTGATGTGATCGCTCCGGTAACGGATGAGGCTTTCCCGGAAACCATGCCGGTAGAAGAAGTGCCCGTACATATTGCACGCAATAAAGCGCTGGCTGTAAAGGATGGTTACGACTATAACCGTTACGATATACAATCGCCCATTGTTGCGGCCGACACTATTGTTGTACTCAACAACCAGATCATCGGTAAACCGGAAAGCAGGAACGATGCCATCCGCATCCTTAGCTCACTTTCAGGAAAGCGTCACCAGGTGATCACGGGAGTAGTGATCCTGGCAGGAGAGAAGGAAGTATCCTTTGCCGATATCACTTCTGTATGGTTCCATGAACTCACGGAAGAACAGATCATTTTTTATGTAGACAAATATGAGCCTTACGATAAAGCCGGCGCCTATGCCATCCAGGAATGGATTGGCGTTACCGGTATTAAATCCATAGAAGGGGATTTTTACAATGTGATGGGGCTACCCGTCAGCCGCGTGCTCCAGGCATTGCAAACCCTTTGA
- a CDS encoding KdsC family phosphatase: protein MSLLTHFKAITTFIFDMDGVLTDGTLLILDNGQFIRRMNIKDGYALQLAIKKGYRVAVISGSTSDPAVIRLGKLGITDVFMGVKNKTEIFQQYLAQHGIQPSQVLYMGDDIPDLAVMKLAGMPCAPADAVTEIRQAARYISHSSGGMGCVRDVIERVMKLNDHWDLHTDVASK from the coding sequence ATGAGTCTGTTAACGCATTTTAAAGCGATCACTACTTTTATATTCGATATGGATGGTGTGCTCACTGATGGCACACTACTGATACTTGACAATGGTCAATTCATCCGGCGTATGAACATCAAGGATGGTTATGCGCTGCAACTGGCCATCAAAAAAGGTTATCGTGTTGCTGTTATTTCCGGCAGTACTTCCGATCCGGCGGTTATACGTCTGGGAAAGTTGGGTATCACAGATGTGTTCATGGGAGTGAAGAACAAAACCGAAATATTCCAGCAATACCTTGCCCAGCACGGCATACAGCCATCACAGGTATTGTACATGGGCGATGATATTCCCGATCTTGCAGTGATGAAACTGGCAGGAATGCCCTGCGCCCCCGCAGATGCTGTAACCGAGATCCGTCAGGCAGCCAGGTATATTTCACATTCATCAGGAGGAATGGGATGTGTAAGGGATGTGATCGAACGTGTAATGAAACTGAACGACCACTGGGATCTGCATACGGATGTGGCGAGTAAATAG